From Procambarus clarkii isolate CNS0578487 chromosome 73, FALCON_Pclarkii_2.0, whole genome shotgun sequence, one genomic window encodes:
- the LOC123752735 gene encoding uncharacterized protein has translation MDLIDMHKDGGCLFNYILHYQDNLTKFSVLRPLRSKQAIEDARHLLDIFTLIGAPRYLQSNNGREFVAAVIHQLRTELWLKLILINGKPRHPESQGSIERANGDITKMLGSWMCENRTRNWSADLPFVQFNKNIAYSRGVGLSSYKAVFGIEPPIGMQTELSPSMYKQLQGKDITEEDLLTMNLIEEEEEEEDDPIGDQERSREQDVEEHHCRQPPTAEAGNQKETIINTRDSESSSPILPQQQHQSIISSHSNTTTSSSPEMIIISPPPPPPSLPPILLPQEIMDGELNKITGESLDEVNNEEMGTAPTTPSSSHHEMIIIRSPPPSSPPSPPSPPPPPSLPPIFLLLKIIDDELNKVTEAPLGQVNNEEMAAAPTTPSSSDHGMILSSPLPQEPHLRPSSLSPPLVVLSPKIIIRQLNNSGDTPSRTDSESDENNNNINADNDNQPPHHLHVKKVKEISRVKERQKSNAFKMLSQSSSDVTPISLYDAVNVIIPKADRESKMGMRTISGIVIESDHRRDLYRVATKFGTIDQYLSRTDFDKCVDRIIPNQINKSETVGLREVVRRQSDYFLSDNRYRKILVSL, from the exons ATGGATTTGATTGACATGCATAAGGATGGGGGATGTTTGTTCAACTACATTCTTCATTACCAAGACAATCTAACCAAGTTCTCAGTTCTCCGACCTCTTCGCTCTAAACAGGCGATAGAGGATGCTCGTCATTTGCTGGATATCTTTACGCTCATTGGAGCCCCTCGATATCTGCAAAGCAACAACGGCCGTGAATTCGTGGCGGCAGTGATTCATCAGTTACGGACGGAATTATGGCTCAAGTTAATCCTAATAAACGGTAAGCCTCGGCATCCCGAGAGTCAGGGAAGCATAGAACGGGCCAATGGCGACATTACAAAAATGCTTGGGAGTTGGATGTGTGAGAATCGAACTCGCAATTGGTCGGCCGATCTTCCCTTCGTACAATTTAATAAGAATATAGCATATTCGCGGGGTGTTGGACTGTCATCGTACAAGGCGGTCTTTGGGATCGAACCCCCCATCGGTATGCAAACGGAACTCTCACCATCGATGTACAAACAGCTGCAAGGAAAGGATATCACTGAAGAAGACTTATTAACGATGAATCTAattgaagaagaggaggaggaagaagatgaTCCTATTGGAGACCAGGAACGAAGTCGAGAACAAGATGTTGAAGAACACCACTGCCGTCAACCACCGACTGCTGAGGCTGGGAACCAGAAAGAAACGATTATCAACACCAGGGATTCAGAG TCATCATCACCAATATTacctcaacaacaacatcaaTCCATCATATCTTCACATTCGAATACAACTACAAGTTCTTCGCCTGAGATGATAATAAtctccccacctccaccaccaccatcattaccaccaatattattaccccaggagataatggaTGGCGAGCTGAACAAAATAACAGGAGAATCGTTAGATGAAGTCAACAATGAAGAAATGGGAACAGCTCCTACTACACCTTCGTCTTCTCATCATGAGATGATAATAATAAGATCTCCGCCACCaagttcaccaccatcaccaccatccccaccaccaccaccatcattgccACCAATATTTTTACTCCTGAAGATAATAGATGACGAACTGAACAAAGTAACGGAAGCCCCATTGGGTCAAGTTAACAATGAAGAAATGGCAGCAGCTCCTACTACACCTTCGTCTTCTGATCATGGGATGATATTATCATCTCCACTACCACAAGAGCCTCATCTTCGACCTTCGTCACTGTCGCCTCCTCTTGTAGTGTTATCACCTAAGATAATAATTAGACAACTGAACAATTCAGGGGACACACCATCTCGTACTGATTCGGAGTCCGACGAAAATAACAACAATATCAATGCAGACAATGACAACCAACCTCCCCATCACCTGCATGTCAAAAAAGTAAAAGAAATAAGTAGAGTGAAGGAGCGCCAGAAGAGTAACGCTTTTAAAATGTTGTCACAGTCTTCATCAGATGTTACACCTATAAGTTTATACGATGCAGTTAATGTCATAATCCCTAAAGCAGACAGAGAATCGAAGATGGGGATGCGTACCATCAGTGGAATAGTTATCGAAAGTGATCACCGGAGGGATTTATATCGTGTGGCCACCAAATTTGGAACCATCGATCAGTATCTTTCTAGGACTGACTTCGATAAATGTGTAGACAGAATTATACCAAATCAAATTAATAAGAGTGAGACAGTAGGTCTTCGAGAAGTCGTTCGAAGACAGTCTGATTATTTTCTCAGTGATAATCGCTAtaggaagattctagtgtcattgtAA